The Syntrophorhabdaceae bacterium genome segment GCTAAAATCACTCTGGGTGCTGCATAAATTATACCGGCGACTCTGTTGCCGTTACGATCAATATTGACGATATTCCCGTCAACAGTAACGGCATTGGTGCCCGTGATAAATACATCGCTTGCGAAAGTCTTTCTCATCATGTTTATAAATTCTCTGCGTTTGTCTTGGTCTTTTTTTATCCCCTCGGTCATTTCAGGCACGAAAGGATTGATAATCTCATTGCCTCTCTGTGCAAGCGCCTCAAGAATACCTATTTGCCTCAGAGTTACAGAATCTGCGACACCTATCAATCCATTTTGCGGTTCATTTTAAGCATTATTTCTCGACCTTCAAGTTTGGTTTGCACAAAGTGCACATTAAAACCATTAGCCTTAAGGGACTTCATGGCAAGGGCTATTTCTTTAGGTATATTTTTCATAATGATCCTTCCTCTATAAATCGTTTACGGCACAGCCCTCCTGGCCTGCCCCCATTTATTGTACCACCTCCAAAGTTAGTTTCTCAACCAAATGGGTGTACCCCAAAAACTGTACATGCCATAATGTTAGTCTTCCGGCCTTTTAAGCCACCCGCCGATATCGTTTCCGGTGTCCCCGTGCCAAGTTGCTGGTCAATAGTATGGAAAGTTATTGTTTGCAAATAATGACGTTTTATGTCACAATCTGCAAATAATAGCTTAACTATGGAAAGCAGGTTATCCTAATGGTGCAACAGAAAGAGCCATCAGTCCTATCGAAGTGGGTAGACCTGAAGCAATCACAGGGAAAGTATTTCTTTACCAGTGAGGAGACTTACAGGGAGCTGAAGATTTCTGAGGCAGCATTCAGGAAATCCGTCTCCCGGCTTGCGATAAAAAATAGGATCGTTCGCGTTCATAATGATTTTTATATTGTAGTCCCCCTCGAATATGCAGCACGCGGGGTGCTCCCTCCGGAATGGTTCATCGACGATCTCATGCGCTATCTCGAACAACCATACTATGTCGGCCTTTTAAGCGCTGCCTCACTGTATGGCGCTGCTCACCAGCAGCCTCAGCAATACCAGGTGGTGACCGTCAGATCGCTGCGGGAAGCACGGTTGAAGGATCTTGCCATCAGGTTCTTTGTGAAA includes the following:
- a CDS encoding type IV toxin-antitoxin system AbiEi family antitoxin, whose product is MVQQKEPSVLSKWVDLKQSQGKYFFTSEETYRELKISEAAFRKSVSRLAIKNRIVRVHNDFYIVVPLEYAARGVLPPEWFIDDLMRYLEQPYYVGLLSAASLYGAAHQQPQQYQVVTVRSLREARLKDLAIRFFVKKKVSATSVQRIKVQTGYITVSSPEATAIDLVRYARAIGGLDTVFSVLQELGERLEPEKLVEGVQQDGNIANAQRLGWLLDEAGFSKITGPLGNWIAEKKPFPAKLEASLSVKGAKTDSRWRVIVNTTVEGES